A stretch of the Glutamicibacter sp. JL.03c genome encodes the following:
- a CDS encoding RidA family protein — protein MTETITQRLEQLDLVLPEISAASAGIYRPALNTGSQLFVSGQLPLENGLITTLGQVGGDVTIRDAQEAAKHCAIQVLAQAKAALGSLEKVEHLAKITVFVSSACGFSEQHVVANAASELFTKVLGSIGEHSRSAVGVASLPFNATVEVEAIFNIAPTPADLQA, from the coding sequence ATGACCGAAACAATTACTCAACGTCTAGAGCAGCTGGATCTCGTGCTTCCAGAAATTTCCGCGGCATCGGCGGGTATCTATCGCCCCGCACTCAATACCGGCTCACAACTCTTCGTTTCTGGCCAGCTTCCACTCGAGAACGGATTGATTACCACACTAGGCCAAGTTGGCGGTGACGTGACTATCCGCGATGCGCAAGAAGCCGCGAAGCACTGTGCCATTCAGGTTCTCGCCCAGGCCAAAGCAGCATTGGGTTCCCTTGAAAAGGTAGAGCATCTGGCGAAAATCACGGTTTTCGTCTCGTCAGCCTGCGGTTTCTCAGAGCAACATGTGGTGGCCAACGCTGCATCTGAGCTTTTTACCAAAGTATTGGGGTCTATCGGTGAACACAGTCGTTCGGCGGTCGGTGTTGCCAGCTTACCATTCAACGCCACGGTTGAAGTTGAAGCAATCTTCAATATCGCCCCAACGCCAGCGGATCTTCAAGCCTGA